A genome region from Euphorbia lathyris chromosome 4, ddEupLath1.1, whole genome shotgun sequence includes the following:
- the LOC136225583 gene encoding uncharacterized protein yields MDLGCLDLGCISVSDKNSTDPCNKGTDATETVTSATKRGKSKSPKGSGQSTLNALNKFTSQIKKPPRRKNSPINWFPRKKVDSYLNRKIKMLQEVDGMKLTLDETLGDSNPHYSRVLREKMAAREAAQTAMEARKAALVEASWCKILRAARIQRKEAEELLLKAEKTAAEALETATVLGVIMYDKPNYPPKHPEIETSEVNGGRSTTHTVTASFETAFEVDKEVATAIRTAFIRFASCPSFNKDEFKELLCKISQNPDMDDNNNNKESSEFSSECESESGSEVELASEYDGFDVPDKCSKLSSVETRKSRRRQSLEKFNMTKLVDMMLERLRSLKEDELSSLATIVATCGLNAALAEEESGVISRRKSSAGSAADYAFSRRMSNAGSAMMGHSNAEQIRRKQVESELPSLDKFLVKHMSKLEREVQEAKNSRKSTNRKAENVDKNADESSHKANVPNLGSILVKKHSSKLEKEIEEAKRNPRKSFEYTQKKPVSDTSEAGLESVLLKHSSKLEKEVQEMRKNFEKAPKTNGNEKHRRKENVAEVPSLDKFLVKRMSRLEKEVQDAKNRRTENVNNSSAESQKDTIEDTAKENIDKNLNAGMKGNQSKHGGNTGPECESLDKVLIKHVSKLEKEKLEFSLKEEEVKISGRNKHVQQMNEEGSSLDQILVKHKSKLEREKLSSSSSSSKQGGEEEEIIGHRLSRKEARERELQEAWGGLGLGNSIKPHLSRLERDKAAWIKAEEEERRGAVEKL; encoded by the exons ATGGATCTTGGATGTCTGGACTTGGGTTGCATCTCTGTCTCCGACAAGAATAGCACTGATCCTTGTAACAAAGGAACCGATGCGACTGAAACTGTAACTTCAGCTACTAAGCGTGGGAAG AGTAAATCACCAAAAGGGTCAGGGCAGTCAACACTGAATGctttaaacaagtttacatCACAAATTAAAAAGCCCCCTCGTCGGAAGAATTCTCCGATCAACTGGTTCCCACGCAAAAAGGTGGACTCCTACTTAAATAGGAAAATCAAAATGCTGcag GAAGTGGATGGCATGAAATTGACTCTTGATGAGACTTTAGGTGATTCAAATCCACATTATTCAAGAGTCTTAAGAGAAAAAATGGCAGCAAGAGAGGCTGCACAGACAGCAATGGAGGCTCGCAAAGCTGCATTAGTTGAAGCGTCTTGGTGTAAAATACTTCGAGCCGCCAG GATTCAGAGGAAAGAAGCTGAAGAACTCCTACTAAAAGCAGAGAAAACTGCAGCTGAAGCTCTTGAAACAGCAACAGTTTTGGGAGTGATCATGTATGATAAGCCGAATTACCCTCCTAAACATCCTGAAATCGAAACTTCTGAAGTTAATGGAGGGAGATCTACCACCCATACAGTCACAGCTTCTTTCGAAACTGCTTTCGAAGTAGATAAAGAAGTAGCTACAGCAATAAGAACTGCATTCATCAGGTTCGCAAGCTGCCCTTCTTTTAACAAAGATGAATTCAAGGAGCTTCTGTGCAAAATCAGCCAGAATCCAGATATGGatgataataacaataataaggAATCATCAGAGTTTTCCTCCGAGTGTGAATCGGAGTCAGGATCAGAAGTCGAACTGGCATCAGAATATGATGGCTTTGATGTCCCGGACAAGTGTTCTAAGCTGTCATCTGTAGAGACGAGAAAATCCCGGAGAAGGCAGTCTCTGGAGAAGTTCAATATGACAAAACTTGTAGATATGATGCTTGAGAGGCTTAGATCATTGAAAGAAGATGAACTTTCTTCTTTGGCAACTATAGTTGCTACTTGTGGCTTAAATGCTGCCTTAGCAGAAGAAGAAAGCGGTGTTATTTCTCGCCGGAAGTCTTCTGCAGGATCTGCTGCTGATTATGCCTTTTCGCGTAGAATGTCGAATGCAGGATCCGCAATGATGGGGCATTCGAATGCTGAACAGATTAGAAGGAAGCAAGTTGAGTCAGAATTACCAAGTTTGGACAAATTTTTGGTTAAGCACATGTCGAAACTCGAAAGAGAAGTGCAAGAAGCTAAGAACAGCAGGAAGAGTACAAATAGAAAGGCAGAGAATGTGGATAAAAACGCAGACGAAAGTTCACACAAGGCGAATGTTCCGAATTTGGGGAGTATTTTAGTGAAGAAGCATTCCTCcaagttagagaaagagattgaAGAAGCAAAGAGAAATCCAAGGAAAAGTTTTGAATATACTCAGAAAAAACCAGTCAGTGATACATCAGAGGCGGGCCTTGAAAGTGTACTGCTAAAGCATTCGTCAAAGCTCGAAAAGGAAGTTCAAGAGATGAGAAAGAACTTCGAAAAAGCACCGAAAACCAATGGCAACGAAAAACACCGAAGAAAGGAAAATGTTGCCGAGGTCCCCAGCCTGGATAAGTTTCTTGTAAAACGTATGTCAAGACTTGAAAAAGAGGTCCAAGATGCAAAGAACAGAAGGACAGAAAATGTGAATAATTCATCAGCAGAATCTCAGAAAGACACCATAGAAGATACCGCGAAGGAAAACATTGACAAGAATCTGAATGCAGGAATGAAAGGAAATCAGAGTAAACATGGAGGAAACACTGGTCCAGAATGTGAAAGTTTGGACAAGGTTTTAATCAAGCATGTATCTAAACTAGAGAAAGAGAAGTTAGAGTTCAGTTTGAAGGAAGAAGAGGTGAAGATAAGTGGGAGAAACAAGCATGTTCAGCAGATGAATGAAGAAGGTAGTAGCCTGGACCAAATTCTTGTTAAACATAAATCAAAACTAGAGAGGGAAAAGctgtcttcttcttcctcctcctctaaACAAGgtggagaagaagaggagatcaTCGGACACCGGTTGTCTCGTAAAGAAGCAAGGGAGAGAGAGTTGCAAGAAGCTTGGGGAGGCTTAGGATTGGGAAACTCCATTAAACCACACCTTTCAAGGCTTGAAAGAGATAAG GCTGCTTGGATTAAAGCTGAAGAAGAGGAAAGAAGGGGTGCTGTAGAGAAATTGTAG